The proteins below come from a single Ictalurus punctatus breed USDA103 chromosome 29, Coco_2.0, whole genome shotgun sequence genomic window:
- the LOC128629404 gene encoding gamma-crystallin M2-like has product MTMGRVIFYEDRNFMGRSYECTGDCSDMHSYMSRCHSCRVESGCWMVYDRTNFMGNQYFMRRGEYADYMNMWGWGNNCIRSCRMIPMHRGSYRMRIYERDNFMGQMYEMSDDCDSFMDRYHWSNGCMSCHVMDGHWLMYEQPHYRGRMWYFRPGEYRNFRDYGGMRFMSMRRIMDSWY; this is encoded by the exons ATGACCATGGGCAGG GTTATCTTCTATGAGGACAGGAACTTCATGGGGCGCTCCTATGAGTGCACCGGTGATTGTTCCGATATGCACTCTTACATGAGCCGCTGCCACTCCTGCAGGGTGGAGAGCGGCTGCTGGATGGTCTACGACCGCACCAACTTCATGGGAAACCAGTATTTCATGAGGAGGGGCGAGTACGCTGACTACATGAACATGTGGGGCTGGGGAAACAACTGCATCAGGTCCTGCCGCATGATCCCCATG CACAGAGGATCCTACAGAATGAGGATCTATGAGAGGGACAACTTCATGGGTCAGATGTATGAGATGTCGGACGACTGCGATTCCTTCATGGATCGTTACCACTGGTCCAACGGCTGCATGTCCTGCCATGTGATGGACGGCCACTGGCTCATGTACGAGCAGCCCCACTACAGAGGCAGGATGTGGTACTTCAGGCCTGGAGAGTACAGGAACTTCAGAGACTACGGCGGCATGAGGTTCATGAGCATGAGGCGCATCATGGACTCCTGGTATTAA
- the LOC108260579 gene encoding gamma-crystallin M2-like has translation MTMGRNSSPQQVIFYEDRNFMGRSYECTGDCSDMHSYMSRCHSCRVESGCWMVYDRTNFMGNQYFMRRGEYADYMSMWGWGNNCIRSCRMIPMHRGSYRMRIYERDNFMGQMYEMSDDCDSFMDRYHWSNGCMSCHVMDGHWLMYEQPHYRGRMWYFRPGEYRNFRDYGGMRFMSMRRIMDSWY, from the exons ATGACCATGGGCAGG AACTCCTCACCCCAACAGGTTATCTTCTATGAGGACAGGAACTTCATGGGGCGCTCCTATGAGTGCACCGGTGATTGTTCCGATATGCACTCTTACATGAGCCGCTGCCACTCCTGCAGGGTGGAGAGCGGCTGCTGGATGGTCTACGACCGCACCAACTTCATGGGAAACCAGTATTTCATGAGGAGGGGCGAGTACGCTGACTACATGAGCATGTGGGGCTGGGGAAACAACTGCATCAGGTCCTGCCGCATGATCCCTATG CACAGAGGATCCTACAGAATGAGGATCTACGAGAGGGACAACTTCATGGGTCAGATGTATGAGATGTCGGACGACTGCGATTCCTTCATGGATCGTTACCACTGGTCCAACGGCTGCATGTCCTGCCATGTGATGGACGGCCACTGGCTCATGTACGAGCAGCCCCACTACAGAGGCAGGATGTGGTACTTCAGGCCTGGAGAGTACAGGAACTTCAGAGACTACGGCGGCATGAGGTTCATGAGCATGAGGCGCATCATGGATTCATGGTATTAA
- the LOC108260580 gene encoding gamma-crystallin M2-like, with translation MYTLDLVRSSYFLPKQVIFYEDRNFMGRSYECTGDCSDMHSYMSRCHSCRVESGCWMVYDRTNFMGNQYFMRRGEYADYMNMWGWGNNCIRSCRMIPMHRGSYRMRIYERDNFMGQMYEMSDDCDSFMDRYHWSNGCMSCHVMDGHWLMYEQPHYRGRMWYFRPGEYRNFRDYGGMRFMSMRRIMDSWY, from the exons ATGTATACTTTGGACCTGGTCAG AAGCTCTTACTTTCTACCAAAACAGGTTATCTTCTACGAGGACAGGAACTTCATGGGGCGCTCCTATGAGTGCACCGGTGATTGTTCCGATATGCACTCTTACATGAGCCGCTGCCACTCCTGCAGGGTGGAGAGCGGCTGCTGGATGGTCTACGACCGCACCAACTTCATGGGAAATCAGTATTTCATGAGGAGGGGCGAGTACGCTGACTACATGAACATGTGGGGCTGGGGCAACAACTGCATCAGGTCCTGCCGCATGATCCCCATG CACAGAGGATCCTACAGAATGAGGATCTACGAGAGGGACAACTTCATGGGTCAGATGTATGAGATGTCGGACGACTGCGATTCCTTCATGGATCGTTACCACTGGTCCAACGGCTGCATGTCCTGCCATGTGATGGACGGCCACTGGCTCATGTACGAGCAGCCCCACTACAGAGGCAGGATGTGGTACTTCAGGCCTGGAGAGTACAGGAACTTCAGAGACTACGGTGGCATGAGGTTTATGAGCATGAGGCGCATCATGGACTCCtggtattaa
- the LOC108260664 gene encoding gamma-crystallin M2: protein MGKVIFYEDRNFMGRSYECTGDCSDMHSYMSRCHSCRVESGCWMVYDRTNFMGNQYFMRRGEYADYMSMWGWGNNCIRSCRMIPMHRGSYRMRIYERDNFMGQMYEMSDDCDSFMDRYHWSNGCMSCHVMDGHWLMYEQPHYRGRMWYFRPGEYRNFRDYGGMRFMSMRRIMDSWY, encoded by the exons ATGGGCAAG GTTATCTTCTATGAGGACAGGAACTTCATGGGGCGCTCCTATGAGTGCACCGGTGATTGTTCCGATATGCACTCTTACATGAGCCGCTGCCACTCCTGCAGGGTGGAGAGCGGCTGCTGGATGGTCTACGACCGCACCAACTTCATGGGAAACCAGTATTTCATGAGGAGGGGCGAGTACGCTGACTACATGAGCATGTGGGGCTGGGGCAACAACTGCATCAGGTCCTGCCGCATGATCCCCATG CACAGAGGATCCTACAGAATGAGGATCTATGAGAGGGACAACTTCATGGGTCAGATGTATGAGATGTCGGACGACTGCGATTCCTTCATGGATCGTTACCACTGGTCCAACGGCTGCATGTCCTGCCATGTGATGGACGGCCACTGGCTCATGTACGAGCAGCCCCACTACAGAGGCAGGATGTGGTACTTCAGGCCTGGAGAGTACAGGAACTTCAGAGACTACGGTGGCATGAGGTTCATGAGCATGAGGCGCATCATGGATTCCTGGTATTAA
- the LOC108260663 gene encoding gamma-crystallin M2, protein MTMGKVIFYEDRNFMGRSYECTGDCSDMHSYMSRCHSCRVESGCWMVYDRTNFMGNQYFMRRGEYADYMNMWGWGNNCIRSCRMIPMHRGSYRMRIYERDNFMGQMYEMSDDCDSFMDRYHWSSGCMSCHVMDGHWLMYEQPHYRGRMWYFRPGEYRNFRDYGGMRFMSMRRIMDSWY, encoded by the exons ATGACAATGGGAAAA GTTATCTTCTATGAGGACAGGAACTTCATGGGGCGCTCCTATGAGTGCACCGGTGATTGTTCCGATATGCACTCTTACATGAGCCGCTGCCACTCCTGCAGGGTGGAGAGCGGCTGCTGGATGGTCTACGACCGCACCAACTTCATGGGAAACCAGTATTTCATGAGGAGGGGCGAGTACGCTGACTACATGAACATGTGGGGCTGGGGCAACAACTGCATCAGGTCCTGCCGCATGATCCCCATG CACAGAGGATCCTACAGAATGAGGATCTATGAGAGGGACAACTTCATGGGTCAGATGTATGAGATGTCGGACGACTGCGATTCCTTCATGGATCGTTACCACTGGTCCAGCGGCTGCATGTCCTGCCATGTGATGGACGGCCACTGGCTCATGTACGAGCAGCCCCACTACAGAGGCAGGATGTGGTACTTCAGGCCTGGAGAGTACAGGAACTTCAGAGACTACGGTGGCATGAGGTTCATGAGCATGAGGCGCATCATGGATTCctggtattaa
- the LOC108260581 gene encoding gamma-crystallin M2-like, translating into MTMGKVIFYEDRNFMGRSYECTGDCSDMHSYMSRCHSCRVESGCWMVYDRTNFMGNQYFMRRGEYADYMNMWGWGNNCIRSCRMIPMHRGSYRMRIYERDNFMGQMYEMSDDCDSFMDRYHWSSGCMSCHVMDGHWLMYEQPHYRGRMWYFRPGEYRNFRDYGGMRFMSMRRIMDSWY; encoded by the exons ATGACCATGGGAAAG GTTATCTTCTATGAGGACAGGAACTTCATGGGGCGCTCCTATGAGTGCACCGGTGATTGTTCCGATATGCACTCTTACATGAGCCGCTGCCACTCCTGCAGGGTGGAGAGCGGCTGCTGGATGGTCTACGACCGCACCAATTTCATGGGAAACCAGTATTTCATGAGGAGGGGCGAGTACGCTGACTACATGAACATGTGGGGCTGGGGAAACAACTGCATCAGGTCCTGCCGCATGATCCCCATG CACAGAGGATCCTACAGAATGAGGATCTACGAGAGGGACAACTTCATGGGTCAGATGTATGAGATGTCGGACGACTGCGATTCCTTCATGGATCGTTACCACTGGTCCAGCGGCTGCATGTCCTGCCATGTGATGGACGGCCACTGGCTCATGTACGAGCAGCCCCACTACAGAGGCAGGATGTGGTACTTCAGGCCTGGAGAGTACAGGAACTTCAGAGACTACGGTGGCATGAGGTTCATGAGCATGAGGCGCATCATGGACTCctggtattaa
- the LOC108260582 gene encoding gamma-crystallin M2-like: MGMGKSSSKQVIFYEDRNFMGRSYECTGDCSDMHSYMSRCHSCRVESGCWMVYDRTNFMGNQYFMRRGEYADYMNMWGWGNNCIRSCRMIPMHRGSYRMRIYERDNFMGQMYEMSDDCDSFMDRYHWSSGCMSCHVMDGHWLMYEQPHYRGRMWYFRPGEYRNFRDYGGMRFMSMRRIMDSWY, encoded by the exons ATGGGTATGGGCAAG TCATCGTCCAAACAGGTTATCTTCTACGAGGACAGGAACTTCATGGGGCGCTCCTATGAGTGCACCGGTGATTGTTCCGATATGCACTCTTACATGAGCCGCTGCCACTCCTGCAGGGTGGAGAGCGGCTGCTGGATGGTCTACGACCGCACCAACTTCATGGGAAACCAGTATTTCATGAGGAGGGGCGAGTACGCTGACTACATGAACATGTGGGGCTGGGGCAACAACTGCATCAGGTCCTGCCGCATGATCCCCATG CACAGAGGATCCTACAGAATGAGGATCTATGAGAGGGACAACTTCATGGGTCAGATGTATGAGATGTCGGACGACTGCGATTCCTTCATGGATCGTTACCACTGGTCCAGCGGCTGCATGTCCTGCCATGTGATGGACGGCCACTGGCTCATGTACGAGCAGCCCCACTACAGAGGCAGGATGTGGTACTTCAGGCCTGGAGAGTACAGGAACTTCAGAGACTACGGTGGCATGAGGTTCATGAGCATGAGGCGCATCATGGATTCCTGGTATTAA
- the LOC108260583 gene encoding gamma-crystallin M2-like, translating into MGKVIFYEDRNFMGRSYECTGDCSDMHSYMSRCHSCRVESGCWMVYDRTNFMGNQYFMRRGEYADYMSMWGWGNNCIRSCRMIPMHRGSYRMRIYERDNFMGQMYEMSDDCDSFMDRYHWSSGCMSCNVMDGHWLMYEQPHYRGRMWYFRPGEYRNFRDYGGMRFMSMRRIMDSWYI; encoded by the exons ATGGGCAAG GTTATCTTCTACGAGGACAGGAACTTCATGGGGCGCTCCTATGAGTGCACCGGTGATTGTTCCGATATGCACTCTTACATGAGCCGCTGCCACTCCTGCAGGGTGGAGAGCGGCTGCTGGATGGTCTACGACCGCACCAACTTCATGGGAAACCAGTATTTCATGAGGAGGGGCGAGTACGCTGACTACATGAGCATGTGGGGCTGGGGAAACAACTGCATCAGGTCCTGCCGCATGATCCCCATG CACAGAGGATCCTACAGAATGAGGATCTACGAGAGGGACAACTTCATGGGTCAGATGTATGAGATGTCGGACGACTGCGATTCCTTCATGGATCGTTACCACTGGTCCAGCGGCTGCATGTCCTGCAATGTGATGGACGGCCACTGGCTCATGTACGAGCAGCCCCACTACAGAGGCAGGATGTGGTACTTCAGGCCTGGAGAGTACAGGAACTTCAGAGACTACGGTGGCATGAGGTTCATGAGCATGAGGCGCATCATGGATTCCTGGTATATCTGA
- the LOC108260584 gene encoding gamma-crystallin M2-like gives MTMGKVIFYEDRNFMGRSYECTGDCSDMHSYMSRCHSCRVESGCWMVYDRTNFMGNQYFMRRGEYADYMNMWGWGNNCIRSCRMIPMHRGSYRMRIYERDNFMGQMYEMSDDCDSFMDRYHWSNGCMSCHVMDGHWLMYEQPHYRGRMWYFRPGEYRNFRDYGGMRFMSMRRIMDSWYN, from the exons ATGACTATGGGCAAG GTTATCTTCTACGAGGACAGGAACTTCATGGGGCGCTCCTATGAGTGCACCGGTGATTGTTCCGATATGCACTCTTACATGAGCCGCTGCCACTCCTGCAGGGTGGAGAGCGGCTGCTGGATGGTCTACGACCGCACCAACTTCATGGGAAACCAGTATTTCATGAGGAGGGGCGAGTACGCTGACTACATGAACATGTGGGGCTGGGGAAACAACTGCATCAGGTCCTGCCGCATGATCCCCATG CACAGAGGATCCTACAGAATGAGGATCTACGAGAGGGACAACTTCATGGGTCAGATGTATGAGATGTCGGACGACTGCGATTCCTTCATGGATCGTTACCACTGGTCCAACGGCTGCATGTCCTGCCATGTGATGGACGGACACTGGCTCATGTATGAGCAGCCCCACTACAGAGGCAGGATGTGGTACTTCAGGCCTGGAGAGTACAGGAACTTCAGAGACTACGGTGGCATGAGGTTCATGAGCATGAGGCGCATCATGGATTCCTGGTATAACTGA
- the LOC108260821 gene encoding gamma-crystallin M2 codes for MTMGKVIFYEDRNFMGRSYECTGDCSDMHSYMSRCHSCRVESGCWMVYDRTNFMGNQYFMRRGEYADYMSMWGWGNNCIRSCRMIPMHRGSYRMRIYERDNFMGQMYEMSDDCDSFMDRYHWSNGCMSCHVMDGHWLMYEQPHYRGRMWYFRPGEYRNFRDYGGMRFMSMRRIMDSWYN; via the exons GTTATCTTCTACGAGGACAGGAACTTCATGGGGCGCTCCTATGAGTGCACCGGTGATTGTTCCGATATGCACTCTTACATGAGCCGCTGCCACTCCTGCAGGGTGGAGAGCGGCTGCTGGATGGTCTACGACCGCACCAACTTCATGGGAAACCAGTATTTCATGAGGAGGGGCGAGTACGCTGACTACATGAGCATGTGGGGCTGGGGAAACAACTGCATCAGGTCCTGCCGCATGATCCCCATG CACAGAGGATCCTACAGAATGAGGATCTATGAGAGGGACAACTTCATGGGTCAGATGTATGAGATGTCGGACGACTGCGATTCCTTCATGGATCGTTACCACTGGTCCAATGGCTGCATGTCCTGCCATGTGATGGACGGCCACTGGCTCATGTACGAGCAGCCCCACTACAGAGGCAGGATGTGGTACTTCAGGCCTGGAGAGTACAGGAACTTCAGAGACTACGGTGGCATGAGGTTCATGAGCATGAGGCGCATCATGGACTCCTGGTATAACTGA